One genomic region from Thermoleptolyngbya sichuanensis A183 encodes:
- a CDS encoding DUF4278 domain-containing protein: MQLTYRSVNYAYTAAQLEASRQANLASMDLTHRGAKVHPAAPSATRSPGFPLKYRGVAYGS; encoded by the coding sequence ATGCAACTCACTTACCGCTCTGTCAACTATGCCTACACCGCTGCCCAGCTTGAGGCATCCCGCCAGGCCAACCTGGCATCGATGGATCTGACCCATCGCGGCGCAAAGGTTCACCCAGCAGCCCCCTCCGCCACACGCTCGCCTGGATTCCCCTTGAAATATCGCGGTGTCGCTTACGGCAGCTAG
- a CDS encoding DUF4278 domain-containing protein: MQLTYRFASYEYSPEKLQGSIASMPGERMYRGIKVQTAIHAATSQKRGVHNLKYRGVTYEQ; encoded by the coding sequence ATGCAACTTACCTATCGCTTTGCCAGCTACGAATACAGCCCTGAAAAGCTCCAAGGCTCGATAGCTTCTATGCCTGGTGAAAGGATGTATCGCGGCATCAAAGTCCAGACTGCTATCCACGCCGCAACCTCACAGAAGCGTGGTGTCCATAACCTGAAGTATCGTGGCGTAACCTACGAGCAGTAA
- a CDS encoding NF041680 family putative transposase, protein MIFNELQQFRQTLYASLGNARDALFDLMDAVLVSACIVSFVRLSQSPVFRRQWSSTYEALRDSRLPRSKVLKLLVQQIPTQQQPLLAGDASRWNRPAARRLKDRTLSGRTGHAPIAGQNYSTLAWIAEDRGSWALPLRHERITSFETPASKAAFQLKQVTRQLAVRPLAIYDRGYGNASFVNQTAGIEADLLLRVTSNRCVYGAPPAYRGRGAPAKHGHKMKLNDPDTWSVPVETVEVDDPNWGRVRVSRWSAYHFRKSPKRAMEVLRVEVLETQSSTRRLAPLWLVWLGEQMPPLETLWLHYLRRFAIEHWYRFAKQRLYWTHPQFSSVSATEQWSSLMPLLSWQLWLARKDCTDHPLPWQAPQETLTPGRVAQAFAGILAAIGTPAPAPKPRGKSPGRGKGHKPTPRPCYPMVKKRASKRKTSEQSLNSPVATAA, encoded by the coding sequence ATGATTTTCAACGAACTTCAGCAATTTCGCCAAACGTTGTATGCCAGCTTGGGAAACGCCAGAGATGCCCTGTTTGATCTGATGGATGCCGTGTTAGTGAGTGCGTGCATCGTGTCGTTTGTGAGGCTATCGCAGAGTCCTGTCTTTCGTCGCCAGTGGTCGAGCACCTATGAAGCGTTGCGCGATAGCCGCCTACCCCGATCAAAGGTGCTGAAGCTGTTGGTGCAGCAGATACCGACTCAGCAGCAACCGTTGTTGGCAGGTGATGCGAGTCGGTGGAACCGTCCTGCTGCCAGGCGTTTGAAAGACCGCACCTTATCAGGCAGAACAGGACATGCCCCGATAGCCGGACAAAACTACAGTACCTTAGCCTGGATTGCTGAAGACAGGGGCAGTTGGGCATTACCATTGCGGCATGAGCGCATCACCAGCTTTGAAACACCCGCCAGTAAAGCGGCATTCCAACTCAAACAAGTGACTCGGCAGTTAGCGGTGCGTCCGTTGGCGATCTACGACCGAGGGTACGGCAATGCCAGTTTTGTCAACCAAACGGCAGGGATTGAGGCAGACTTGCTGCTGCGGGTTACATCCAATCGATGTGTCTATGGCGCGCCCCCAGCGTATCGAGGGCGAGGCGCACCTGCCAAGCATGGACATAAGATGAAACTCAATGACCCTGACACTTGGAGTGTCCCGGTCGAAACCGTTGAAGTCGATGATCCCAACTGGGGACGAGTGCGGGTCAGTCGTTGGAGTGCATACCATTTCCGCAAATCCCCCAAACGGGCAATGGAAGTGTTGCGCGTGGAGGTGCTGGAGACACAGAGCAGCACGCGACGCTTGGCTCCTTTGTGGTTAGTTTGGCTGGGTGAGCAGATGCCTCCGTTAGAAACCCTGTGGTTGCACTACCTCCGTCGCTTTGCCATTGAACACTGGTATCGCTTTGCCAAGCAGAGGCTATATTGGACACATCCCCAGTTCAGTTCTGTATCGGCAACCGAACAGTGGAGCAGCCTGATGCCGTTGCTCAGTTGGCAGTTGTGGTTAGCGCGAAAGGACTGTACTGACCACCCCTTGCCCTGGCAGGCACCGCAAGAAACGTTGACTCCGGGTCGGGTCGCACAAGCGTTTGCAGGCATTTTGGCAGCGATTGGCACCCCTGCTCCTGCGCCTAAACCTCGTGGTAAATCGCCAGGACGAGGCAAGGGGCACAAGCCAACTCCTCGTCCCTGCTATCCGATGGTCAAAAAACGAGCCTCGAAACGCAAGACATCCGAACAATCCCTGAACAGTCCGGTTGCAACAGCAGCTTAA
- a CDS encoding CU044_2847 family protein, translating into MPKLQPIQLEDGSILYVEATDDIQAIDSPTNGGGTGNGYPNEPSEEVSRTSKGWNRGNPNTQIAQSFQAIESTIKTYTQHTLNAFRGAAMADVKKVTLEFGVNVSGVGGVPYIATGTAGCNIKIVVECAFPERTTPEPQTQASQLPREIPPSARMSPAREANGVGNGASPSHAGRPTPPPRPIS; encoded by the coding sequence ATGCCAAAACTACAACCCATTCAGCTTGAAGACGGCAGCATTTTGTATGTCGAAGCCACAGACGATATCCAGGCAATTGATTCACCCACGAACGGTGGCGGAACCGGAAATGGATACCCCAATGAACCCTCTGAGGAAGTATCTCGTACCTCAAAAGGATGGAATCGAGGCAACCCAAATACTCAAATAGCGCAGAGCTTCCAAGCCATCGAAAGCACAATTAAGACCTATACGCAGCATACCCTCAACGCTTTTCGAGGGGCTGCAATGGCAGATGTGAAAAAGGTGACGCTGGAATTTGGGGTGAACGTCAGCGGCGTGGGGGGTGTGCCCTATATCGCCACAGGAACAGCCGGTTGCAACATCAAGATCGTGGTCGAGTGTGCTTTTCCCGAACGCACGACCCCGGAACCCCAAACTCAGGCATCCCAGTTGCCTAGAGAAATACCCCCCTCAGCGAGGATGTCGCCTGCTCGCGAAGCCAATGGAGTTGGTAACGGAGCTAGCCCTAGCCATGCAGGTAGACCAACACCGCCGCCGCGCCCAATTTCCTAG
- a CDS encoding anthranilate phosphoribosyltransferase family protein — protein MSHAFRTLLRKVGSGPHTSQDLTREESAAATRMMLLQEATPAQIGAFMIAHRIKRPTGTELAGMLDAYDELGPKLQSIGDRPVFILNAPYDGRDRTLPLSLVTALILLAADLPVIQHGGDIMPTKEGVPLVTLWAGLGVDWSRLSLSQVQDVLERTGMGFVYMPAHFPLAQALVEYRDQIGKRPPFATLELIWSPYAGQSHVVVGFVHPPTEGMAQAAFVLRNTPLYTTVKGLEGSCDLPRERTAILGFSTPLPDSLERLHLHPYDYGMGGKNVPLTSPAAAVEAMLQVLQGKPSELRESVLWNAGFYLWRGGKAETLTEAIALAGQLLDQGSAWQALTRLRQATSAPCPV, from the coding sequence ATGAGCCACGCCTTTAGAACGCTGCTGCGAAAGGTCGGCAGCGGCCCCCACACCAGCCAAGACCTGACCCGCGAAGAATCTGCCGCCGCCACGCGCATGATGCTGCTGCAAGAGGCAACGCCCGCTCAGATTGGTGCGTTCATGATTGCTCACCGCATCAAGCGCCCCACGGGGACAGAACTGGCAGGAATGCTGGATGCCTATGATGAGTTGGGCCCAAAGCTGCAATCGATTGGCGATCGCCCTGTGTTCATCCTCAATGCCCCCTACGACGGGCGCGATCGCACGCTGCCACTGAGCCTGGTCACGGCGCTGATTCTACTCGCCGCAGACCTGCCCGTCATTCAGCACGGCGGCGACATTATGCCCACCAAAGAAGGCGTGCCCTTGGTGACGCTGTGGGCTGGGCTGGGCGTAGACTGGTCGCGCCTGTCCCTTAGCCAGGTTCAGGACGTTTTGGAACGCACAGGCATGGGCTTCGTCTACATGCCCGCCCACTTTCCACTGGCGCAGGCGCTAGTGGAATATCGCGATCAGATTGGCAAGCGCCCGCCCTTTGCCACGCTGGAACTCATCTGGTCGCCCTATGCGGGGCAGAGCCATGTTGTCGTGGGCTTTGTGCATCCCCCCACCGAAGGCATGGCGCAGGCAGCCTTTGTGCTGCGAAACACGCCGCTCTACACCACGGTTAAGGGGCTGGAAGGAAGCTGCGACCTGCCGCGAGAGCGCACTGCCATCCTCGGCTTTAGCACCCCGTTGCCAGACTCGCTGGAGCGGCTGCACCTGCACCCCTACGATTACGGCATGGGCGGCAAAAATGTCCCCTTGACCAGCCCCGCCGCCGCAGTCGAAGCCATGCTCCAGGTGTTGCAGGGCAAACCGTCTGAACTGCGCGAGTCGGTGCTGTGGAACGCGGGCTTTTATCTATGGCGCGGTGGCAAAGCAGAAACGTTGACAGAGGCGATCGCCCTTGCAGGACAACTGCTCGACCAGGGTTCTGCATGGCAAGCCCTCACTCGTCTGCGACAGGCCACCAGCGCCCCCTGCCCCGTTTAG
- a CDS encoding LysR family transcriptional regulator, translated as MRLEQLKAFLAVAETGSFQQAALRCGVTQSTVSRQIQSLESDLGMSLFHRSTQAKLTVAGDRLLPRVRKICQEWANATQELGELRAGKQPELCVAAIHSLCAYSLPPVLQQFCQDYPEVQLRVTALGSDRALKVLRDGLVDLAIVMNNRFVASSPEIVVEVLYDEPIKLLMAADHPLAGCDAVPWADLARYPQVVFKDGYGMQRLVQEQFTRRGTPLRAALELNTPDAFRGVVRQGDMLALLPESALIEAYDDPALAIRPIAPDANAALTDPPLTRQVVMVTTSDRLQIPPIRHFYNLILSQLPQRIRQHPLAATTPLIPSPSSLA; from the coding sequence ATGCGCCTAGAGCAGTTGAAAGCATTTTTGGCAGTGGCAGAAACGGGTAGTTTTCAGCAGGCGGCGCTGCGCTGTGGCGTGACGCAATCCACCGTGAGCCGCCAGATTCAATCTCTGGAATCTGATTTGGGAATGTCGTTGTTTCACCGCAGCACCCAGGCCAAGCTGACGGTAGCGGGCGATCGCCTGTTGCCTCGGGTTCGCAAAATCTGCCAGGAATGGGCGAACGCCACCCAAGAACTCGGAGAACTGCGGGCGGGCAAACAGCCAGAACTCTGCGTAGCAGCGATTCACTCCCTCTGCGCCTATTCGCTGCCGCCTGTCTTGCAACAGTTTTGTCAGGATTATCCAGAGGTGCAACTGCGGGTAACGGCCTTGGGGAGCGATCGCGCATTGAAAGTGCTGCGTGATGGACTGGTGGATCTGGCGATTGTGATGAACAACCGCTTTGTGGCCAGCAGTCCAGAAATCGTGGTGGAAGTTCTCTATGACGAACCGATTAAGCTGCTGATGGCGGCCGATCATCCCCTGGCAGGCTGCGACGCAGTGCCCTGGGCCGACCTGGCCCGCTATCCGCAAGTCGTGTTCAAGGACGGCTACGGGATGCAGCGGCTTGTGCAGGAGCAGTTTACCCGCCGGGGAACGCCGCTGCGGGCTGCGCTGGAGCTAAATACGCCCGATGCCTTTCGCGGTGTGGTGCGCCAGGGCGACATGCTGGCCCTCTTGCCCGAATCGGCGCTGATCGAGGCTTACGACGATCCGGCGCTGGCCATTCGCCCGATTGCGCCCGATGCGAACGCTGCCCTGACCGACCCCCCCCTGACGCGCCAGGTGGTGATGGTGACGACGAGCGATCGCCTGCAAATTCCACCAATCCGCCATTTCTACAACCTGATCCTGTCCCAACTCCCCCAGCGCATCCGCCAGCACCCCCTGGCCGCGACGACCCCCTTAATCCCATCTCCCTCCTCTTTGGCATGA
- a CDS encoding DMT family transporter produces the protein MPKSLSKSSPTSSQNPSQNHRAAFLSLLVLTMIWGYNWVVMKIGIAYASALDFAAMRLVLGALSLFLALIALRKPLRPKAVPGTILLGLMQNTATVGLITWALVNGGAGKTAVLNYTMPFWLLLFSWIFLKETLRRSQWLSVGMAVTGLLLVLMPLDLSSGLGSKIIAVGAGICWAISAVLARVLQRDQQLDLLSMSAWQMLFGSIPLAIAAWMLPTQPIVWSPTFIAALLYNAVPAAAIAWLLWFYALNNLPVGTAGLSTLAAPVIGVLAAWLQLGERPSGVEGLGMVLILVALTINAVQTIQTERQAKNQAKLSA, from the coding sequence ATGCCGAAATCGCTGTCAAAGTCGTCGCCAACGTCCTCTCAAAACCCCTCTCAAAACCATCGCGCTGCGTTTCTGTCCCTGCTCGTGCTGACGATGATCTGGGGCTATAACTGGGTCGTGATGAAAATTGGCATTGCCTATGCGTCGGCGCTCGACTTTGCGGCAATGCGCCTGGTGTTGGGGGCGCTGAGTCTATTTCTGGCATTAATTGCCCTGCGAAAGCCGCTAAGGCCCAAGGCCGTACCGGGGACAATTTTGCTGGGACTTATGCAAAACACTGCAACCGTAGGGCTAATTACCTGGGCGTTGGTGAATGGGGGCGCGGGCAAAACGGCCGTGCTGAACTATACCATGCCGTTTTGGCTGCTGCTGTTTTCGTGGATTTTCCTGAAAGAAACCCTGAGGCGATCGCAGTGGTTGAGTGTCGGCATGGCCGTGACGGGGCTGCTGCTGGTGCTGATGCCGCTGGATTTGTCGAGCGGGTTGGGCAGCAAGATCATTGCGGTGGGCGCGGGTATTTGCTGGGCCATTAGCGCTGTGCTGGCGCGGGTGTTGCAACGGGATCAACAGCTAGACCTGCTCTCGATGTCGGCATGGCAAATGCTGTTTGGCAGCATTCCACTGGCGATCGCCGCCTGGATGCTTCCCACTCAGCCGATTGTCTGGTCGCCCACGTTCATCGCAGCGCTGCTCTATAACGCCGTACCCGCAGCGGCGATCGCCTGGCTCCTGTGGTTCTATGCGCTAAACAACTTACCCGTGGGCACGGCGGGATTATCTACGCTGGCGGCTCCGGTGATTGGCGTGTTGGCGGCGTGGCTGCAACTGGGCGAGCGCCCCAGCGGTGTAGAAGGACTGGGCATGGTGCTAATTTTGGTCGCGCTGACGATAAACGCAGTGCAAACCATTCAGACTGAGCGACAAGCTAAGAATCAGGCAAAACTGAGCGCCTAA
- the metK gene encoding methionine adenosyltransferase has product MSRRYLFTSESVTEGHPDKICDQISDSILDALLTQDPSSRVAAEVVVNTGLVLITGEISSKGTVNYVDLVRQKIAEIGYTDSVNGFSSNSCAVLVALDAQSPDIAQGVDKAHEQRSQRSEEELDAIGAGDQGLMFGFACNETPELMPLPISLAHRISRRLAAVRKSGQLPYLRPDGKTQVTVIYEDGRPVGIDTILVSTQHTETIDDITDPAAVQAKIREDLWQIVVQPIFSDIAIKPDSGTRFLVNPTGKFVIGGPQGDSGLTGRKIIVDTYGGYSRHGGGAFSGKDPTKVDRSAAYAARHAAKNIVAAGLADKCEVQLSYAIGVARPVSIMVDTFGTGKIDDERLLELVKQHFELRPAGIIQTYNLSRLPAERGGRFYQNVAAYGHFGRTDLDLPWEQLDKVDALKHSAGALLSGMLS; this is encoded by the coding sequence TTGTCCCGTCGCTATCTATTCACATCAGAATCTGTTACCGAAGGCCACCCCGATAAAATCTGTGACCAGATCTCGGACTCGATCCTCGATGCCTTGTTGACCCAAGATCCCAGCAGCCGAGTCGCCGCAGAAGTCGTCGTCAATACGGGTCTGGTGCTGATCACCGGAGAAATTTCCTCCAAAGGCACCGTGAACTACGTTGATCTCGTCCGCCAAAAGATCGCAGAAATTGGCTACACCGATTCGGTCAATGGTTTTTCGTCCAATAGCTGCGCGGTGCTGGTGGCGCTCGATGCCCAATCGCCCGACATCGCCCAGGGCGTAGACAAGGCCCATGAGCAGCGATCGCAGCGCAGTGAAGAAGAACTCGACGCAATCGGCGCGGGCGACCAGGGATTGATGTTTGGCTTTGCCTGCAACGAAACGCCGGAACTCATGCCATTGCCAATCAGCCTGGCCCACCGCATCTCGCGCCGCCTCGCTGCTGTGCGAAAGTCGGGTCAGCTCCCCTACCTGCGCCCCGACGGCAAAACCCAGGTCACAGTCATTTACGAAGACGGTCGCCCTGTTGGCATTGACACGATTCTCGTCTCTACGCAGCATACGGAAACCATCGACGACATTACCGACCCAGCAGCGGTTCAGGCCAAGATTCGGGAAGACCTCTGGCAAATCGTCGTGCAGCCCATCTTTTCGGACATCGCTATCAAGCCAGACAGCGGTACGCGCTTTTTGGTGAACCCCACGGGTAAATTTGTGATTGGCGGGCCCCAGGGCGATTCGGGGCTGACGGGTCGCAAAATCATCGTGGACACCTACGGCGGCTATTCTCGCCACGGCGGCGGCGCGTTTTCTGGCAAGGACCCCACCAAGGTCGATCGCAGCGCTGCCTACGCCGCCCGCCACGCCGCCAAAAATATCGTCGCAGCCGGACTCGCAGACAAGTGCGAAGTGCAGTTGAGTTATGCGATTGGCGTGGCGCGTCCCGTTAGCATCATGGTAGACACCTTTGGCACGGGCAAGATCGACGATGAGCGTCTGCTGGAACTGGTGAAACAGCACTTTGAACTGCGTCCGGCGGGCATCATCCAGACCTATAACCTGAGCCGACTGCCTGCCGAACGGGGCGGACGGTTCTACCAGAATGTCGCGGCCTACGGTCACTTTGGCCGCACGGATCTAGATTTGCCGTGGGAACAGCTTGACAAAGTAGACGCGCTAAAGCACTCAGCCGGGGCACTGCTGTCTGGCATGTTGAGCTAA
- a CDS encoding transglutaminase TgpA family protein, translating to MANPVSQRRGNWLNGKALWAQMQRRLGDLDSSEPPEDSLPLRVLVQAMVIVGIIAVDVSAADTTDALGVSLWAVPMSAVGGAWSWSRRRSRNIPVKFCIAIAMLIALAVFFVRLVAERNDTRMALAELLIQLQVFHSFDLPRRKDLGYSIVIGLILMGVAATLSQTFWFAPLLIAFVALGIPALVLDYRSQLGVAPKTMRRIRQSLPLRPLVGVLGITLALGLVIFAFLPRLPGYQLRAFPVSAPIQFEGQFDGGTIINPGYVRDGRASTGSGMGANGNVQGGPGEVDADFYYGFNRQMNQNLRGSLTPKVVMRVRSQSEGFWRVMAFDRYTGQGWEVSRDGENDVQVLERSPWTYRQILPWSVTLNQTREVIQTFTVVADLPNLVPALYEAKELYFPTRQIAIDPEGALRSPIPLSQGLTYTVVSEVPFRDRTQLRNATTVTPSNITDYYLGVPAAIAPRIRQTAEEALAKSPTPITAPYEKALYLAQYLKQNYRILPDLPFLEENEDLVEAFLYKYQGGYPDHFSTVLTIMLRSLGIPARLVVGFGAGEFNPFTGYYVVRNTDAFAMTEVYFHKYGWFAFNPIPGGDVIPTSVEESQVFAALKKFWEWIAGWLPSPVSGFLNGLLEAIAQGFGWAMSTLTRWFTQGWVGLLTGLMGLTVAAFLGWLGWSGWAAWRDRRWLKSLAPAEALYQEMLRWLAEQHIRKAPSDTPLEFARTAQQQQPAHGELIHQIAQSYVTWRYGGQVGDLSRLRQRLHQVKQKGRSLPARFRGPSRRKVPS from the coding sequence ATGGCGAATCCGGTTTCGCAGCGGCGGGGTAACTGGTTGAACGGCAAAGCGCTTTGGGCGCAGATGCAGCGGCGGCTTGGCGATTTAGATTCCTCGGAGCCGCCGGAAGATTCGCTGCCGCTGCGGGTGCTGGTGCAGGCGATGGTGATTGTCGGCATTATTGCGGTAGATGTGTCAGCGGCAGATACGACCGATGCATTGGGCGTAAGTCTTTGGGCCGTGCCGATGAGCGCGGTGGGCGGAGCGTGGAGCTGGTCGCGTCGCCGCAGCCGCAATATCCCGGTGAAATTTTGTATTGCGATCGCCATGCTGATTGCCCTGGCGGTCTTTTTTGTGCGGCTGGTGGCAGAGCGCAACGACACGCGCATGGCCCTGGCGGAACTGCTGATCCAGCTTCAGGTCTTTCACAGCTTTGACCTGCCGCGCCGCAAAGACCTGGGCTATTCCATTGTGATCGGGCTGATCTTGATGGGCGTGGCGGCCACTCTCAGCCAGACCTTCTGGTTTGCGCCGCTGCTGATTGCCTTTGTGGCTTTGGGCATTCCGGCGCTAGTGCTAGACTATCGCTCTCAGCTTGGGGTTGCTCCCAAGACGATGCGGCGCATTCGCCAGAGTTTGCCGCTGCGGCCGCTGGTAGGCGTGCTGGGCATTACGCTGGCGCTGGGGCTGGTGATTTTTGCCTTTTTGCCCCGCCTTCCGGGTTATCAACTGCGGGCGTTTCCGGTCAGTGCGCCCATCCAGTTTGAAGGCCAGTTTGACGGCGGCACGATTATCAACCCTGGCTATGTGCGCGACGGTCGCGCCAGCACGGGCAGCGGCATGGGCGCAAACGGCAATGTGCAGGGCGGGCCGGGCGAAGTGGATGCAGATTTTTACTATGGCTTTAATCGCCAGATGAACCAAAATCTGCGCGGCTCGCTGACCCCAAAGGTGGTGATGCGCGTGCGATCGCAGTCCGAGGGCTTTTGGCGCGTGATGGCGTTCGACCGCTATACGGGGCAGGGCTGGGAAGTGTCGCGGGATGGGGAAAACGATGTGCAGGTGCTAGAGCGATCGCCCTGGACCTATCGCCAAATTCTGCCCTGGTCGGTGACGCTGAACCAGACGCGGGAAGTGATTCAGACCTTTACTGTAGTTGCAGATTTGCCCAACCTAGTGCCCGCCCTCTACGAAGCCAAGGAGCTTTACTTTCCCACGCGGCAAATTGCCATCGATCCCGAAGGTGCGCTGCGATCGCCCATTCCGCTGTCGCAGGGTTTGACCTATACCGTGGTGTCGGAAGTGCCCTTTCGCGATCGCACCCAGTTGCGGAATGCCACGACCGTCACCCCGTCCAACATCACTGACTATTATCTAGGCGTGCCAGCGGCGATCGCCCCCCGCATCCGTCAGACCGCAGAAGAGGCGCTGGCCAAGTCGCCCACGCCGATCACCGCGCCCTACGAAAAAGCCCTCTACCTGGCGCAATATCTCAAGCAAAACTATCGCATTTTGCCCGATCTGCCGTTTTTAGAAGAAAACGAGGATTTGGTCGAGGCATTTCTCTACAAGTACCAGGGCGGCTATCCCGACCACTTTTCTACGGTGCTAACCATCATGCTGCGCTCCCTTGGCATTCCGGCGCGACTGGTGGTGGGCTTTGGCGCAGGCGAGTTTAATCCTTTCACGGGCTATTACGTGGTGCGAAACACCGATGCCTTTGCCATGACGGAGGTATATTTCCACAAATATGGCTGGTTTGCCTTTAACCCGATTCCCGGCGGAGACGTGATCCCCACCTCGGTCGAAGAGTCGCAGGTGTTCGCCGCGCTGAAGAAATTCTGGGAATGGATCGCGGGCTGGCTGCCCTCTCCGGTGTCGGGCTTCTTGAACGGTCTGCTAGAGGCGATCGCCCAGGGCTTTGGTTGGGCCATGTCTACCCTAACTCGCTGGTTCACGCAGGGCTGGGTGGGGCTGCTGACGGGGCTGATGGGCCTCACGGTGGCGGCATTTTTGGGCTGGCTGGGCTGGAGCGGCTGGGCTGCCTGGCGCGATCGCCGCTGGTTGAAGTCTCTGGCTCCGGCGGAGGCGCTCTATCAAGAAATGCTGCGCTGGCTCGCCGAACAGCACATCCGCAAGGCCCCCAGCGATACTCCCCTAGAGTTTGCCCGCACCGCCCAGCAGCAGCAGCCCGCCCACGGGGAACTCATCCACCAGATTGCTCAGTCCTATGTAACGTGGCGCTATGGCGGCCAGGTGGGTGATCTATCTCGCTTGCGCCAGCGGTTGCACCAGGTGAAACAAAAGGGGCGATCGCTCCCCGCCCGCTTCCGAGGCCCATCGCGCAGGAAAGTTCCGTCCTAG
- a CDS encoding Uma2 family endonuclease — translation MVATSHRADRVLLHNISWEQFERLLEDLGDRRSARIAYDNGTLEIMTPLPEHEYFKEVIGNAVKDMADELALNYESYGSTTWRDRLQRAGLEPDNCFYFQNEPAVRGRTNLDLRQDPPPDLALEIDITNKSLDRFPIYARLRVPELWCYDDGNLKIYHLQSGDYAEAERSLALPQLPIRELPQIIEVHRSEGRRALRQAIRQWARRHATR, via the coding sequence ATGGTTGCCACCTCCCATCGTGCCGATCGCGTTTTGCTACACAACATTAGCTGGGAGCAGTTTGAGCGGCTGCTGGAAGACCTAGGCGATCGCCGTTCTGCCCGTATCGCCTACGACAACGGCACGCTGGAGATCATGACCCCGCTACCGGAACACGAATATTTCAAAGAGGTGATTGGCAACGCGGTGAAAGACATGGCCGACGAGCTAGCGCTGAACTACGAAAGCTATGGCTCTACCACATGGCGCGATCGCCTCCAGAGGGCCGGGCTGGAACCTGACAACTGCTTTTACTTTCAAAACGAACCCGCCGTGCGCGGCAGAACCAATCTAGACTTGCGCCAAGACCCACCACCCGACCTGGCGCTAGAGATTGACATTACCAACAAATCCCTTGATCGCTTCCCCATCTACGCCCGGCTGCGCGTGCCCGAACTCTGGTGCTACGACGACGGCAACTTGAAGATCTACCACCTTCAATCGGGGGACTATGCGGAAGCAGAGCGGAGTCTGGCGCTACCCCAACTGCCCATCCGTGAACTGCCGCAGATCATCGAAGTGCATCGGTCAGAAGGACGACGCGCCCTGCGCCAAGCCATCCGCCAGTGGGCACGCCGTCATGCAACTCGCTAA
- a CDS encoding helix-turn-helix domain-containing protein: protein MGLIRLRIREFAEQRGWTLREVAERAGLNYSTVKNYVQRDAMTMTDYTAIRRLAIAFDVSIEDLVEILEE from the coding sequence ATGGGGCTAATTCGGCTGAGAATTCGAGAATTTGCAGAGCAGCGGGGCTGGACGCTCCGAGAAGTTGCCGAACGCGCCGGACTGAACTACAGCACTGTCAAAAACTACGTGCAGCGCGACGCAATGACCATGACTGATTACACGGCAATTCGCAGACTGGCGATCGCCTTCGACGTGTCGATCGAAGATTTAGTTGAAATACTAGAAGAGTAG